One genomic region from Marmota flaviventris isolate mMarFla1 chromosome 6, mMarFla1.hap1, whole genome shotgun sequence encodes:
- the LOC114099407 gene encoding trem-like transcript 4 protein isoform X3 — protein sequence MAWEGLRLLMHPVALVLLVPGSWGLTVTPEELREVVGGTLLVQCWSSPQEGPYVQKTWCRQRSPGRCTRLVTTSQPLTAVENAQHTIWDHPKAGFFIVTMTQLREEDLGIYLCGSFNSSQNLINTFRNITLVVSPASVSSVGTITWLPTMTALITSPEGTSSPSVNGSEQGDRVSLSCLAPCLC from the exons ATGGCGTGGGAAGGCCTGCGCCTGCTCATGCACCCTGTGGCCCTGGTGCTGCTGGTCCCAG GCTCCTGGGGACTGACGGTCACACCTGAGGAGCTTCGTGAAGTGGTGGGAGGGACCCTGTTGGTGCAGTGCTGGTCCTCGCCCCAGGAAGGGCCCTACGTGCAGAAGACCTGGTGTCGGCAGAGGTCTCCTGGCAGGTGCACCAGGCTGGTCACCACCTCCCAGCCTCTGACAGCCGTTGAAAATGCTCAACACACAATCTGGGACCACCCCAAGGCTGGCTTCTTCATCGTCACCATGACTCAGTTGAGGGAGGAAGACTTGGGCATCTACTTGTGTGGAAGTTTCAACTCGTCCCAGAACCTGATCAACACCTTCAGAAACATCACCCTGGTGGTGTCTCCAG CCTCAGTCTCCTCTGTGGGGACTATAACCTGGCTCCCAACAATGACAG CTCTGATCACTTCTCCGGAGGGAACCTCCAGCCCTTCCGTCAATGGCTCTGAGCAGGG agacagggtctcactgagttgcttagcaccttgcctttgctga